A single Streptococcus thermophilus DNA region contains:
- a CDS encoding magnesium transporter CorA family protein: MKQMFLSTGKEFKEIETFEPGAWIHLINPSQEEALKVAERFNIDIQDLRAPLDVEETSRIDVEDDYTLILVDIPTQEERNNKSYYVTIPLGIIVTDEVVVTTCLENISLMDDFLNHRVRNFYTFMKTRFVFQILYRNAQHYLTALRSIDRQNDKLEAQLENSTKNEHLIDMMELEKSIVYLKASLKMNERIVKKLTGNASSLKKYIEDEDLLEDTLVETQQAIEMAGIYENVLNAMTETSASIINNNQNTIMKTLALMTMALDIPTVIFSAYGMNFKNNSMPLNDLDNAFWIIFFIAAFGSSCVVIYFIRKKWF; the protein is encoded by the coding sequence TTGAAACAAATGTTCTTATCCACCGGAAAAGAATTCAAAGAAATTGAAACATTCGAGCCTGGTGCTTGGATTCATTTGATAAACCCTTCCCAGGAAGAAGCCTTAAAGGTTGCAGAACGTTTTAACATTGATATCCAAGATCTCCGCGCCCCTCTGGACGTGGAAGAAACATCACGTATCGATGTCGAAGATGACTACACCCTAATCCTGGTCGACATCCCAACCCAAGAAGAGCGTAATAACAAAAGTTATTACGTTACCATTCCATTGGGTATCATCGTTACCGATGAGGTAGTCGTAACTACCTGCCTCGAGAACATCAGCCTTATGGACGACTTCCTCAATCACCGTGTACGTAACTTCTATACCTTCATGAAGACACGCTTTGTCTTCCAAATTCTCTATCGCAATGCTCAACATTACCTAACCGCCCTACGTTCTATCGACCGTCAAAACGATAAATTGGAAGCTCAGTTGGAAAATTCGACAAAGAATGAACACTTGATTGACATGATGGAATTGGAAAAATCCATTGTCTATCTAAAAGCCTCACTTAAGATGAATGAGCGAATTGTCAAAAAACTAACAGGTAATGCCTCTAGCTTGAAGAAATATATCGAGGACGAGGATCTCTTGGAAGATACCTTAGTCGAAACCCAACAGGCCATTGAGATGGCAGGCATCTATGAAAATGTCTTGAACGCCATGACCGAAACCTCAGCCTCTATCATCAATAACAACCAGAACACTATCATGAAAACACTCGCTCTCATGACTATGGCTCTGGACATCCCAACCGTTATCTTCTCCGCTTACGGTATGAACTTTAAAAACAATTCTATGCCACTAAACGATTTAGATAACGCCTTTTGGATCATTTTCTTCATTGCGGCTTTCGGGTCATCTTGCGTTGTTATCTACTTTATCAGAAAAAAATGGTTCTAA
- a CDS encoding M24 family metallopeptidase, with translation MQRRLERFDAKLVQSGLDALLVTGQNNIYYLTDFWGTNATVFITKNRRLFLTDSRYMLIAKQSVHGFDIIESKDPLKDIVKFVEVDKLETIGFDNQVSFAYYQALQAIFEGYTLSPQTNFMEELRMIKDEKELATIRKACSISDRAFTDVLDFIKPGQTTELQVANFLDFRMREYGASGISFESIIASGYRSAMPHGVASDKVIQSGETLTMDFGCYYNHYVSDMTRTIHIGETTDEEREIYDIVLRSNRALIDATKAGMTRRDYDKVARNVIVEAGYGDYFTHGIGHGIGLDIHEIPYFGNSDETIEAGMVLTDEPGIYLADKYGVRIEDDIIITENGCEVITLAPKELIVL, from the coding sequence ATGCAACGTAGACTTGAGCGATTTGATGCTAAACTTGTCCAATCAGGCCTAGATGCCTTGTTGGTGACAGGACAAAATAATATTTACTATTTGACGGATTTCTGGGGGACAAATGCGACTGTTTTCATTACGAAAAATCGTCGTCTCTTTTTAACTGATTCACGTTATATGCTTATTGCCAAACAATCTGTACACGGCTTTGATATTATCGAAAGTAAGGATCCACTAAAAGATATCGTTAAATTTGTCGAGGTAGATAAACTTGAGACAATAGGCTTTGACAATCAGGTGTCATTCGCTTATTATCAAGCTCTTCAAGCGATTTTTGAAGGCTATACCTTGTCACCGCAAACCAACTTCATGGAAGAGTTGCGTATGATTAAGGATGAGAAAGAATTGGCAACTATCCGTAAGGCTTGTTCTATCTCAGATCGTGCCTTTACAGATGTTCTTGATTTTATCAAACCAGGTCAAACAACAGAACTACAAGTGGCTAACTTCCTAGATTTCCGTATGCGTGAATATGGAGCTTCAGGTATTTCCTTTGAGTCTATCATTGCTTCAGGTTACCGTTCAGCTATGCCTCACGGTGTTGCTTCAGACAAGGTCATCCAGTCAGGAGAAACTTTGACTATGGACTTTGGTTGTTACTACAATCATTATGTTAGTGATATGACTCGTACTATCCATATTGGTGAAACGACTGACGAGGAGCGTGAAATTTATGATATCGTCTTACGTTCAAATCGAGCTTTGATTGATGCGACTAAAGCTGGCATGACGCGTCGTGATTATGATAAGGTTGCGCGTAATGTTATTGTTGAAGCGGGTTATGGTGATTACTTTACACATGGTATCGGACATGGTATCGGTCTTGACATTCACGAGATTCCTTACTTCGGTAATTCTGATGAGACTATCGAAGCTGGTATGGTCTTGACGGATGAACCAGGTATTTATTTGGCTGACAAATACGGTGTTCGTATTGAAGATGATATCATTATTACTGAGAATGGTTGCGAAGTGATTACGCTTGCACCTAAGGAATTGATTGTGCTCTAA
- the efp gene encoding elongation factor P, translated as MIEASKLRAGMTFVTNDGKLLKVLEASHHKPGKGNTIMRMKLRDVRSGSTFDTSYRPEEKFEQAIIETVPAQYLYQMDDTAYFMNTETYDQYEIPVVNVQEELKFILENSDVKIQFYGTEVIGVQVPTTVELTVTETQPSIKGATVTGSGKPATLETGLVVNVPDFIEAGQKLVINTAEGTYVSRA; from the coding sequence ATGATTGAAGCAAGTAAACTCCGTGCGGGTATGACTTTCGTAACAAATGATGGCAAATTGCTCAAAGTTCTTGAAGCTAGTCACCACAAACCTGGTAAAGGTAACACAATCATGCGTATGAAATTGCGTGATGTTCGCTCAGGTTCAACTTTTGACACCAGCTACCGTCCAGAAGAGAAATTTGAACAAGCGATCATCGAAACAGTACCAGCACAATACTTGTACCAAATGGATGATACTGCATACTTCATGAACACTGAAACATATGATCAATATGAAATTCCAGTAGTCAACGTTCAAGAAGAATTGAAATTTATCCTTGAAAACTCAGACGTAAAAATCCAATTCTACGGAACAGAAGTTATCGGTGTGCAAGTACCAACAACTGTTGAATTGACAGTTACTGAAACACAACCATCAATCAAAGGTGCAACAGTTACAGGTTCAGGTAAACCTGCAACACTTGAAACTGGTCTTGTGGTTAACGTTCCAGACTTTATCGAAGCTGGTCAAAAATTGGTTATCAACACAGCTGAAGGTACTTACGTATCACGTGCCTAA
- the uvrA gene encoding excinuclease ABC subunit UvrA — MQDKLVIRGARAHNLKNIDVEIPRDKLVVVTGLSGSGKSSLAFDTIYAEGQRRYVESLSAYARQFLGNMEKPDVDSIDGLSPAISIDQKTTSKNPRSTVGTVTEINDYLRLLYARVGVPYCINGHGAIQSSSVEQIVDEVLALPERTRMQILAPIVRRRKGQHKAIFERVQKDGYVRVRVDGEIYDVTEVPELSKSKMHNIEVVVDRLVNKEGIRSRLFDSVEAALRLTDGYLIVDTMDDNELLYSEHYSCPVCGFTVPELEPRLFSFNAPFGSCPTCDGLGNKLEVDIDLVIPDPSKTLREGALAPWNPISSNYYPAMLEQAMEQFGVDMDTPFENLKKEEQDLILYGSGDREFHFHYVNDFGRVRDIDIPFEGVVTNINRRYHETNSDFTRNVMRGYMNELSCPTCHGYRLNEAALSVRVGGEDGLNIGQISELSISDHLQEIDRLELGENEELIARPIIKEIKDRLTFLNNVGLNYLTLSRMAGTLSGGESQRIRLATQIGSNLSGVLYVLDEPSIGLHQRDNDRLISSLKKMRDLGNTLIVVEHDEDTMREADWLIDVGPGAGAFGGQIIASGTPEAVAKNKKSITGQYLSGAKSIPVPTERRVGNGCFIEVKGASENNLKNVSVKFPLGKLIAVTGVSGSGKSTLVNSILKKKIAQELNRNSEKPGKHKSVTGIENIERLIDIDQSPIGRTPRSNPATYTGVFDDIRDLFAQTNEAKIRGYKKGRFSFNVKGGRCEACSGDGIIKIEMHFLPDVYVPCEVCHGTRYNSETLEVRYKGKNIAEILDMTVDDAVDFFAAIPKIARKVQTIKDVGLGYVTLGQSATTLSGGEAQRMKLASELHKRSTGKSFYILDEPTTGLHTDDIARLLKVLQRFADDGNTVLVIEHNLDVIKTADHIIDLGPEGGVGGGTIVATGTPEEVVAVPKSYTGQYLKEKLK; from the coding sequence ATGCAAGATAAGTTAGTGATTCGCGGAGCAAGAGCTCACAATTTAAAAAATATTGATGTAGAGATTCCTCGTGACAAGCTCGTCGTCGTGACGGGGTTGTCGGGGTCTGGTAAGTCTTCTTTGGCTTTTGATACAATTTATGCAGAGGGTCAGCGCCGTTATGTTGAAAGTCTCTCAGCTTATGCCCGCCAATTCTTGGGAAATATGGAGAAACCTGATGTGGACTCGATTGATGGCTTGAGTCCTGCCATCTCCATTGATCAGAAAACAACGAGTAAGAACCCTCGTTCGACTGTGGGAACTGTAACGGAGATTAATGACTATCTTCGTCTCCTTTATGCGCGTGTGGGTGTGCCTTATTGTATCAATGGGCATGGAGCCATTCAGTCGTCATCAGTGGAACAGATTGTAGATGAGGTTTTAGCCCTTCCTGAACGGACACGTATGCAGATTTTAGCGCCGATTGTCCGTCGTCGAAAGGGGCAACACAAGGCGATTTTTGAGCGCGTGCAGAAGGACGGTTATGTTCGTGTTCGTGTGGATGGTGAGATATACGATGTGACGGAAGTCCCTGAGCTATCCAAGTCGAAGATGCATAATATTGAGGTGGTTGTGGACCGTTTGGTTAATAAGGAAGGTATCCGTAGTCGTCTCTTTGACTCAGTCGAGGCAGCGCTACGTTTAACGGATGGCTACTTGATTGTGGATACTATGGATGATAATGAATTGCTCTACTCGGAGCATTATTCTTGTCCAGTTTGTGGTTTTACAGTGCCTGAGTTGGAGCCGCGTCTCTTTTCCTTCAATGCACCATTTGGTTCTTGTCCGACCTGTGACGGTTTAGGAAATAAACTAGAAGTTGATATTGATTTGGTCATTCCTGACCCTAGTAAGACCTTGCGTGAAGGTGCACTAGCGCCTTGGAATCCTATCTCATCCAACTACTATCCTGCCATGCTTGAGCAGGCCATGGAACAGTTTGGCGTGGATATGGATACGCCATTTGAAAATCTTAAAAAAGAAGAACAAGATTTGATTCTCTACGGATCTGGTGACCGCGAGTTCCATTTCCATTATGTTAATGATTTTGGTAGGGTGCGTGATATTGACATTCCTTTTGAAGGGGTTGTGACTAATATCAATCGACGCTATCATGAGACTAACAGTGATTTCACCCGCAATGTCATGCGTGGTTATATGAATGAACTGTCATGTCCAACTTGTCATGGCTATCGTCTTAACGAAGCAGCACTCTCGGTTCGTGTTGGTGGTGAGGATGGCTTAAATATTGGTCAAATTTCTGAGCTGTCTATTTCTGATCATCTTCAAGAAATAGATCGCCTTGAATTAGGTGAGAATGAAGAATTGATTGCCCGTCCAATTATCAAGGAAATCAAGGATCGTCTGACTTTCTTAAACAATGTCGGCCTTAATTACTTGACTCTCTCTCGTATGGCCGGAACACTTTCAGGTGGTGAGAGTCAGCGTATCCGTTTGGCGACACAGATTGGCTCCAACCTTTCTGGAGTCCTTTATGTTTTGGATGAGCCCTCTATAGGGCTTCATCAGCGTGATAATGATCGCTTGATTTCAAGTCTTAAAAAGATGCGTGATTTGGGCAATACCTTAATTGTGGTGGAGCATGATGAAGATACCATGCGTGAAGCTGACTGGCTTATCGATGTAGGACCTGGCGCCGGTGCCTTTGGTGGACAAATCATAGCTTCAGGAACCCCAGAAGCAGTTGCTAAAAATAAGAAATCAATTACTGGTCAGTACCTGTCAGGTGCTAAATCAATTCCTGTACCGACGGAACGCCGTGTAGGAAACGGCTGTTTTATCGAGGTTAAAGGAGCCAGTGAAAATAATCTTAAAAATGTGTCTGTCAAGTTCCCACTTGGAAAATTAATCGCAGTGACAGGCGTTTCTGGTTCTGGAAAGTCAACTTTGGTTAACAGTATTCTCAAGAAAAAGATTGCCCAAGAGCTTAATCGAAACAGTGAGAAACCTGGGAAACATAAATCGGTGACTGGAATCGAGAATATCGAGCGTTTGATTGATATTGATCAAAGTCCAATCGGGCGTACTCCACGTTCCAACCCTGCAACCTACACAGGCGTCTTCGACGATATTCGCGATCTTTTTGCTCAAACCAATGAGGCCAAGATTCGCGGTTATAAGAAGGGACGTTTCTCTTTCAATGTCAAAGGTGGCCGTTGTGAAGCCTGCTCTGGTGATGGGATTATCAAGATTGAGATGCACTTCTTGCCTGATGTTTATGTACCTTGTGAGGTTTGCCATGGCACACGCTATAATTCTGAGACCTTAGAAGTTCGTTATAAAGGGAAGAATATTGCTGAAATTCTGGATATGACAGTTGATGACGCGGTTGATTTCTTTGCGGCTATCCCTAAGATTGCTCGTAAGGTGCAGACAATCAAGGATGTGGGGCTCGGGTATGTGACTTTGGGGCAATCAGCAACAACCCTATCAGGGGGTGAGGCACAGCGTATGAAACTGGCTAGTGAACTTCACAAACGCTCTACTGGGAAGTCTTTCTACATTCTCGATGAGCCTACGACTGGTCTCCATACAGATGACATTGCTCGTCTCTTGAAGGTGCTTCAGCGTTTTGCGGACGATGGTAACACGGTTCTCGTGATTGAGCACAATCTGGATGTTATTAAGACAGCAGACCATATCATTGATTTGGGTCCTGAAGGTGGTGTTGGTGGAGGTACTATCGTAGCTACAGGGACTCCAGAAGAGGTAGTAGCCGTCCCCAAAAGCTATACAGGACAATATTTGAAAGAAAAATTGAAATAA
- a CDS encoding DUF3923 family protein: protein MVKKRFFIGFNGIFLVLFLDICLLISIRTVDHHGRFESTTDKWQTLLYVSGVYVSLLLFEMILFLIMRHRKIRRLLDKSYKDLFFRSYLW from the coding sequence ATGGTTAAAAAGCGTTTTTTCATAGGATTTAACGGTATTTTTCTAGTCCTATTTCTAGATATTTGTCTTTTGATTAGTATTCGTACAGTTGATCATCATGGTCGTTTTGAATCAACAACGGATAAATGGCAAACCTTACTTTACGTTTCGGGAGTTTATGTTAGTCTTCTCCTTTTTGAAATGATTTTGTTTCTTATTATGAGACATCGTAAAATAAGAAGATTGTTGGACAAGTCATATAAGGACTTGTTTTTTCGTAGCTATTTATGGTGA
- a CDS encoding deoxycytidylate deaminase: MTNRLSWQDYFMANAELISKRSTCDRAFVGAVLVKDKRIIATGYNGGVSETDNCNEVGHYMEDGHCIRTVHAEMNALIQCAKEGISTKNTEIYVTHFPCINCTKALLQAGVVKITYKANYRPHAFAIELMEQKGVSYVQHDVPEVHLGMDD; the protein is encoded by the coding sequence ATGACAAACCGTCTATCTTGGCAAGACTATTTTATGGCTAATGCAGAGCTGATTTCTAAGCGTTCTACCTGTGATCGTGCTTTTGTTGGTGCTGTTTTGGTCAAGGACAAGCGTATTATTGCTACAGGTTATAACGGTGGAGTCTCTGAGACAGATAACTGTAATGAGGTAGGTCACTACATGGAAGATGGTCATTGTATTCGTACGGTCCATGCGGAGATGAACGCTCTTATCCAGTGTGCCAAAGAGGGGATTTCTACTAAAAATACAGAAATCTATGTGACCCATTTCCCTTGTATTAACTGCACTAAAGCTCTCCTTCAGGCTGGCGTTGTTAAGATTACTTATAAGGCTAATTATCGCCCCCACGCCTTTGCGATTGAGTTGATGGAACAAAAGGGAGTCTCTTATGTGCAACATGATGTTCCAGAGGTACACTTGGGGATGGATGACTAG
- a CDS encoding bacteriocin produces MRELTLWFNLERSLAILEEKQLFKVLSDADLEQITGGFNSVKYGKYVINEFVKSFRQAW; encoded by the coding sequence ATGAGAGAGCTAACTTTATGGTTTAACTTAGAAAGGAGTCTTGCAATATTAGAGGAAAAACAATTATTTAAGGTGTTATCCGATGCCGACTTGGAGCAAATTACTGGTGGTTTCAATTCGGTAAAATATGGCAAGTACGTTATTAATGAATTTGTAAAAAGTTTTCGTCAAGCGTGGTAG
- a CDS encoding ATP-binding cassette domain-containing protein: MDNISLTLKKGNIAGLIGNNGAGKTTLMKLISGILERPNGTIDLNTKTVGVLIEAPALYPNMTFEANLKFYCRLYHKDYSSIDCDKEDLEVATYLKRKASKLSLGMKQRVGLFIALIASDEFILLDEPT; encoded by the coding sequence TTGGATAATATCTCTCTAACCTTGAAAAAGGGGAATATTGCTGGTCTGATTGGCAATAATGGTGCAGGAAAGACGACCTTAATGAAATTAATTTCGGGTATCTTAGAGAGACCTAATGGAACTATTGACTTAAATACTAAAACTGTGGGTGTCTTGATTGAAGCTCCAGCTCTATATCCCAACATGACGTTTGAGGCTAACCTTAAGTTTTATTGCAGACTTTATCATAAAGATTATTCATCGATTGATTGCGATAAAGAAGATTTAGAGGTAGCAACCTATCTCAAACGCAAGGCTTCCAAGTTGTCCTTGGGTATGAAGCAACGTGTAGGTTTGTTTATTGCTTTAATTGCATCAGATGAATTTATTCTTCTTGATGAGCCTACCTAG